A genome region from Frankineae bacterium MT45 includes the following:
- a CDS encoding SSU ribosomal protein S8P, protein MTMTDPIADMLTRLRNANSAFHDTVVMPHSKLKGHIAEILKEQGYIGGFHITDTPEGQPGKLLVLDLKYGPNRERSIAGVRRVSKPGLRVYAKSTGLPRVLGGLGVAIISTSTGLLTDKQAAKRGVGGEVLAYVW, encoded by the coding sequence ATGACTATGACTGACCCGATTGCGGACATGCTGACGCGTCTTCGCAACGCGAACTCAGCCTTCCACGACACGGTGGTGATGCCTCACTCGAAGTTGAAGGGGCACATCGCAGAGATCTTGAAGGAGCAGGGCTACATCGGTGGGTTCCACATCACCGACACGCCGGAAGGCCAGCCTGGCAAGCTCCTCGTCCTCGACCTGAAGTACGGACCGAACCGCGAGCGCAGCATCGCCGGCGTGCGCCGGGTCTCCAAGCCAGGTCTTCGTGTCTATGCCAAGTCGACCGGACTGCCCCGCGTTTTGGGTGGGCTCGGCGTCGCCATCATCTCAACGTCCACCGGACTGTTGACCGACAAGCAAGCCGCCAAGCGCGGTGTGGGCGGGGAAGTCCTCGCCTACGTCTGGTAA